The sequence below is a genomic window from Armatimonadota bacterium.
GTGCAGGTGCTGAGGGATTAGTAGAGTACCCTCTAAACAAAGTAATTCCTTGAGCTAAGATAAACCGAAATTCAAAATAAAATTGTGTTAAAATCTTATACTTCCCGTGGAGAAATATATGATCTGTAAAAATTGCGGGAAAAACAACGAGGATGATAGCAAGTATTGCCGGGAGTGTGGCACCAGGCTGTTTTCGGGAAAACAGCTAACGCCAGATGATCACCTCAAAATTGGCGAGCTAATTTACAGCGCATATAAGCACAGCGAGGCCGGACGGTTGGATGACGCCATACTCGCGTGCCAGGGTGCACTTGCTATAGACGACGACAATGCGTCTGCGCATTCGCTTCTTGGTTCATTATACGAGAAACGTGGCGATATTAGTCTTGCCATTGCAGAGTACGAGCGCGTGGTAGCTCTAAATCCTAACAGTATAGCAGACCAACAGAAGCTTTTAGACCTAAGGAGCGGGAAGGTTAGTAAAGTAGTCCAAGCGAAAAAGAGAGAAGAGTATTTTGAAAAGCTTCGACCATATTTCCCCTCTATTGCAGCAGCTACTGTAACCCTATTCATACTAATCATTGGGTTATGCATGCTTAGAGGTTCGTCCGGAAGCAGTAAAGAAACAAAGCGGCATTACGCACAAAGCCGTCCACCTCAGCAATCTACAGCCTATCCTGGTCAGCCTAGTCAACCATTCATGGGAAGCCCCCAGCCTGGAACCCAGGTGCAGGGCCAGCAGATGAATCCGATGCAAGGCATCCAGCAGGCCACGGGCCAGCAAACAGCCAGTCAATCAACAGCAGAAAGGAAGCCTGAAACTGAACGTCAGCAGGCCGAGGCGCCAAGGATTGCTAAGCAAGGTATTCCTTCAGTGCCGCTTCCTGGTACGGAAAATAAGCAGCAGACTCAGGTGAAGAGCGGAGAATCTGTGCGACAGCCTTCTAATAAAACTACGGCTACTACTTCAAAGGAGCAGCCTGTGATAGTACCTCTAACGGATGGCGTCGAGGCTCAGGCTCAACCATCGCCGCCTGCAGCACCCCCAAAGCCAGCGCCCACTATAATCGTCCATGAGCCAGCGCCGGAACCGCCGATTGACGTTGAAGATAAGGCGGTCCAACTTCAGAGAGCTGGGAAATATAGAGAAGCAATCTCTGCGTATCGGGAATCGCTTAACCAGACAACCGATCCAGGGCGAGTATATCAGCAAATTGCGTTATGTTATCAGAGGCTTGGGGAGTACAGCCAGGCGATAGACAACTATAATAGAGCAATTCGGTCTTTCCGCGAACAGCAAGCTGCAGGTCGAGATGCGGCCGAAGTGCAAAAAAATATTCGTTCCTGTGGAGCCGGCATAGAGGTGTGTCGAAATCACGCTCGATAATAAGATAACTAAAAATGAAGTCTAATGTAATAGCTATTACTTTGGCATTGATTTTAATCATATCAAGTTCCTGTTTTGCTGCTAAAGAACCCAATGCTCCAAATCGCCCTTTGGTATTGATTGTCCCAATCACGCTCACAGTGGATGGGAAAGATTCCCCGAGCGACCCTGACGTTATAGCTGCGGTATCGAAGCTAATGGCGGAAAGTGGTAAAGTTGACACGCTTATATTTGACCCCGATTTGCCAACTGTCACTAGAGCGGTATTCGAGGGAAAGTTGAAATCGGAGGTAATCAGGAAAGTTTCGGATGCATCGAGGGCAATGGAGATTGGGCGTGCGCTTAACGTCGGTTATACTCTTATATGCCGGGGAACAGTTGTAGGAAATCAAGTAGATGTGGCTCTCGAACTGCTTAAAATTCCGTCTGGTGGCAGATGGGTTGCTACCTCTGGTAGTCTTATTGCCGAGGGGATGGGCTCCATAGCTGATATTAATAGAAAGAACGCAATTTTGACGGCGGCAAGCTCTGCTGTATCCCAGATTGCCATTATGGCTTTTGGAGGGGCTGTA
It includes:
- a CDS encoding tetratricopeptide repeat protein, whose amino-acid sequence is MICKNCGKNNEDDSKYCRECGTRLFSGKQLTPDDHLKIGELIYSAYKHSEAGRLDDAILACQGALAIDDDNASAHSLLGSLYEKRGDISLAIAEYERVVALNPNSIADQQKLLDLRSGKVSKVVQAKKREEYFEKLRPYFPSIAAATVTLFILIIGLCMLRGSSGSSKETKRHYAQSRPPQQSTAYPGQPSQPFMGSPQPGTQVQGQQMNPMQGIQQATGQQTASQSTAERKPETERQQAEAPRIAKQGIPSVPLPGTENKQQTQVKSGESVRQPSNKTTATTSKEQPVIVPLTDGVEAQAQPSPPAAPPKPAPTIIVHEPAPEPPIDVEDKAVQLQRAGKYREAISAYRESLNQTTDPGRVYQQIALCYQRLGEYSQAIDNYNRAIRSFREQQAAGRDAAEVQKNIRSCGAGIEVCRNHAR